A window of Roseiflexus castenholzii DSM 13941 genomic DNA:
CGACAAGGCGCCGGGATTGTCTGGCGCTGTGAACAGGCGCATCGGTCACGGTGCAGATGCCCCACTCGCAACCACCACACCATGTTTCATGCCAAAAGAGGAGGTTCGTATGCCTACCCTAACCTCACGACACATGCCACTTTTTCTGCTCATGCTCATTGTTGCGCTTACCGCCTGCACTGCGCCGACATCCGCCCCGACCGGCAACAACGCGCCGCGTCAGTGGCGTATTGGAATGTCTCAGGCAAACAACGCCGAGCCGTGGCGCCAGGCGATGAATGACCAGATTGCCGCCGCCGCTGCCCGTTATCCGCACATCCGCATTGAGTTCACCGATGCACGCCAGAACAATGCGCAACAGGTCGCCGATGTCGAGACCTTTCTCCAGCAAGGGATCGACCTGCTGATCATTTCACCCAACGAAGCCACCCCGCTTACGAATATCGTCGCACAAGCGTTTCAGCGCGGCATTCCGGTGATCGTGCTGGATCGCAAGGTGAGGGGCGACCAGTACACTATGTGGATCGGGGCCGACAACCGCCTGATCGGTCGGAAAGCGGGTGAGTATACGGCGCGCTGGTGCCGTGAACAGCAACGATCGCCGTGCAACGTGATCGAACTGCGCGGTCTGGAAGGCTCCACACCGGCGCAGGAACGCGGCGATGGCTTCCGCGAAGGGATTGCTGGCAACCCGGATGTGCGCATCATTGCCAGCCAGAATGCCGATTGGCTGGCCGAGCGCGCCGCACCGCTATCGCGCGCGATGTTGGAAGCCAACCCTGTGGTTGATGTCGT
This region includes:
- a CDS encoding substrate-binding domain-containing protein, with product MPTLTSRHMPLFLLMLIVALTACTAPTSAPTGNNAPRQWRIGMSQANNAEPWRQAMNDQIAAAAARYPHIRIEFTDARQNNAQQVADVETFLQQGIDLLIISPNEATPLTNIVAQAFQRGIPVIVLDRKVRGDQYTMWIGADNRLIGRKAGEYTARWCREQQRSPCNVIELRGLEGSTPAQERGDGFREGIAGNPDVRIIASQNADWLAERAAPLSRAMLEANPVVDVVYAHNDPMAIASFTMARDLGRDPDSILFIGIDALPTPDGGIQAVRQGQLDVTYVYPTGGAEAVEWAIRILERGETPPREVILDTEEVTRANADALWQKYGGR